The genomic region tcaggtcatgatcccagggtcctgggatcgagtcccacatcaggctccctgctcagcaggagatctgcttctccctctcccactccccctgcttgtgttcctgctcaaataaataaataaaatcttaaaaaaataaaaataaaatctttaaaaaaaatcatctcaacagatgcagaaaaagcatttgatgaaatccaatacCTTTCTATGACAAAAAGACTCAATAAGCTGTGActagaaagaaacttaaaaaaaaaagatagaaacttcctcaacatgataaaggacatctatcaaaaacccacagcaaacattaCACTCAATAGTGagagactgaaagcttttctcccaagatcaagaaaaagACCAGGATACCCACTTCTGCTGCTTCTCTTCATCATgtgctggaagttctagctagaacaactaggcaagaaaaagaaataaaatgtatccaaaattggaaaggaaaaagtaaactatttctatttgcagatgacatgatctaaTGCATAGAAaatccaacaaaacaaaaccctattacagctaataaataaattcagcaaagttgcaggatatgagATCATCAAATAAAACtcagttatatttctatatactagtaatGAACAATCCaaagatgaaattaagaaaataattcattttgtaacagcatcaaaaagaacaaaatacttagagGGCAACCTTCTAGggtctcctccctcttccagaAACTTGTACTACCACTCAATAAAttttactatcactcaataaactttttttGCTGCCCaccagaaaaaaagggggggaataaaatacttagaaataaatttcagcagggtgcctgggtggcacagttggttgagagtCCGACTCCGGCTTTcgagtcaggtcatgatctcagggttgtgagattgagccccatgttgggctccacgctcagctcagagtctgcttgggattctttctccctctgcctctgcccctcccacttgtgctctctctttctcaaataaataaatcttaaaaaaaaaagaagaaggtaaaaGATGTGTACAccgaaaactataaaacgttgctgggggagggcacctgggtggctcagttgttaagtgtctgccttcggctcaggtcatggtcccgatcccatggatcgagccccgcatcgcaacgggctccctgctccacgggaagcctgcttctccctctcccactccccctgcttgtgtaccgtctctcactgtgtctctctctgtcaaatcaatgaataaaatcttaaaaaaaaaaaacattgctggGGGAGATTAAAGAAGACAATATTCATGGCTTGGAAGACTTCATATTGTTAAGATGGTCTTTCTcaccaaactgatctatagatttgATATGCTCCCTATCAAAACCCCattggcttcttcttcttcttttttttttagattttttaaaaagattttatttatttattcataagagagagtgcgcgcgtgcgcgcgcgcgcgcgcgcgcgcgcgcgcgagagagagagagagagagagagagagagagagagagagagagagagagaagcagagggagaagcaggcttcctgtggagcagggagcccaatgtgggactcgatcccagccgaaggcagatgcttaaccatctgagccacccaggtgcccttctttctttttttaaagaaatggaaaagccacttggcacctgggtggctcagtcattaagcatctgccttcggctccggtcgtgatcccagggtactggaatcgagccccgcatcaggctctctgcttggcgggaagcctgcttctccctcccccactccccctgcttgtgctccctctctcgctgtctctctctctgtcaaataaataaataaaatcttaaaaaaaaaaagagggatgcctgggtggctcagatggttaggcgtctgcctttggctcaggtcattgtcccagggtcctggggtcgagtcccacatcaggctccctgctcggcgggaagcctgcttctccctctgccggccactctccctgcttatactctccccctctctctctctggcaaataaataaataaaatcttaaaaaaaaaaaaaaagaaatggaaaagccaatCCTAAATTCATATGGAAGTGTATGTAAGGAACCACAGTTAACTaaaatgatcttgaaaaagaaaaacaagttgtaGGACTCAcagctcctgatttcaaaacttactacaaagctacaggaatcaaaacagtatggtactggcataaggttAGACATAAATCAGTGGAATAGAGTTTAGAATTAAGACATCGACCCGTACATTTAaaatcaatggatttttttttaaagattttatttatttgacagagagagacacagcgagagagggaacacaagcagggggagtgggggggggggagaagcaggcttcctgaggagcagggagcccgatgtggggctcgatcccaggacctgggatcatgacttgagctgagggcagacgcctaacgactgagccaccaggcgccccaaaatcaattgattttcaacaagggtgtcaAGAGTATTCAATGAGAGAAGAGTTTCTTCCACACAGTGTTGGGACAACTCGGTATCCACACGCAAAACAATGAAATCGAACCTTGCCTCACACTacatacaaaaactaactcaaaatggatcaaaaacctaaatatatgatctaaaactgaagaaatcttagaagaaaatataggagcaaatcttcatgaccttgaatttggcaatgttttcttaaacaccaaaagcacaaacaaaacaagtgataattggatttcataaaattaaaatcttttgtgcatcaaaggacactaccaagagagtgaaaagaaaactcacagaatgggaggggatatttacaaatcacatatctgataagcgTCAattattcaggggcgcctgggtggctcagtccgttaagcccaGAGGGACCCCAGCGCCTCAGAGGTGGGCTCGGGAGGGGAGAGGCGCGAGGGTGGAGGCCAGGACGCTGGGGGAGGCCACCCCAAGCCTCAGACTCCTTGGTGGAGGCGGGCTGCAGGCAGAGCTGGATCTCAGCCTCCGGACGCCCTTCTTTTGAACTTCCCGAGGCTTGGAGAGGTCTGAGCCTGCATGTGGGCTTGGGATGGACAGGAGGTGGAGATGCAGACCGACCGGAGGGAAAAAGGCGGGCAGCCACGTTACTCCTGCTTAATCAATACGGGATTAAGTCAGAAACTAGTACTAATGAAATCCTTAAACAGTAATTACGAATCTAGTAAATGAAGTTATAAACTAGTAGTTCTTGTGTTAAactttacattcatttttaaaaagattttatttttttaagtttatattactTCATTcgtttaagtaatctttacacccaatgtggggttcgaactcacgaccccaagatcaagaatcgaATGCcctaccggctgagccagccaggtgccccaaactttacattcatttaaaaataattcgtAGACTTTTCttaaagagcagttttaggtttacagaaaaactgagcgGCAAATACAGACAAGAGGCACACAGGCCCAGCCTCCCTTATTTCCCACCGCTCGCCCAGCGTCTCCGAGGCTCTGGGTCGCTTCCCCCTCGCCCAGCCTCCGCCCTCCGCCCTCGCGCATCTCCCCTCCCGAGCCCGCCTCGGCGCCTAGAGCGGAAAGGGCCCTGCGGATGGTTTCGCCCAGCCCGGCCCCCGCCGCGCCTCCGAAGAGCCTGCGGGCAAGGCTCGGAggctttgcacatgctgttccggTCGCAGGCTCTCCCGGAGGTCCCTCCGCACCCCGGGGGGCCCCCTCCCCGACCCCCGCCGGCCCGTGCGTCCGTGCCCCGGGCGCagggctcccctccctccccagccagccAAGGGGCGCCGACGCGGCGGTGGGGGCGGGCGGCCAGCCGGGGCGACAGCTGGGTGGGCGGCTCTGACCTTCCGCTTCGATCGATGCCGCGCTCCCGGGCGCTATAAAGGGGCCGCGCCGGGCTcgggcggcggcagcggcgcTCAGCTCCCCCGGCGCGCCCACCATGGCCATCCcgcccctgctgctgctgctgctgccgctgctgctccGGGGGTCGGCCGcgccccccgcaccccccagGTGAGCCCGCGGCCCCTCGGGACCCACGCCCGCGCCTCGGacgcccaccccccgcccccgccccctggccCATCAATGCGTGCGCCCGCCCCGCGCCTGGCCCTGAAACGGCCCACGGCCccgccatcccccacccccagggccccgCGGCACTCGGATGGGACGTTCACCAGCGAGCTCAGCCGCCTGCGGGACAGCGCGCGGCTGCAGCGGCTGCTCCAGGGCCTGGTGGGGAAGCGCAGGTGAGGGGCTGCGGGCGCTAGCCCTGGGAGGCGGGGAACGGCGGCGGGGGGGCGCCCCCCACCGCCAGGACTAATTCTGacttggggcggggggcagcgaGCAGGATACGGAGAACAGCACGAGCCGGACCACGCCGGCGGAGGGCCGCCTCTGCCTGCACTGGCCCGGCATGTCCACCCTGCAAGCCTGGTGAGCACCACCGCCGTCCCCGCCCACGAGCTCTGTTCCCGCGGGGCGCCCTGGGTCTGTGGCAGGAACCGGTCGCGGCAGCGGGCCAGGGGTGTGGGAAAGTGAAACAGCGCCGGTGACCAGAGGAGGCCATTTCCCCCGTGGGCAGCAGTCTCCAGCCCCTAACCTGGCTGTCTCCACAGGATGCCACTGAGGAACCCCCTGGATCAGGCCTGGTCTCCCCAGCTGCCTCCTGGATCCGGGTCTGGGGCCACGTTTTCAGAGCCAGCCGTCCCTGCTGCAGAGGTGACACAGAAGACATCCTGAGGAAGAAGGAACCTCCCCGCCACCCCAAGGGGAGCAGAGTGGagcctgggcaggggagggggtgggggagaggaggaggggttgCACTTGTCACCAATAAAGGAGGAATTCAGACACCAGCCGCGTGAGCTCACTCTGCGCCATCTCCCAGGGCAGGGCTGTCAAGAATGCAGGGGGACCCTGACCACAGCTACTAACAATGGCCACACCCAGCTGCCCTTTAAACCTGGGAAGCCAGTGGGGCGCCTCACCTCCCTTATCGCTCCTGTCCCGCTGACCGAGCTCCCCAGAGACCCATCTGCATCCCTGTCATCGGCTCAGCAAACACTCAGGGGCTCTGGGTGGGCGGGTGGGGGGCACGGGACGTCAGCCCTAGAGGCCATGTGTCAGCGTgtggagcaggtggggagggagttGGAGGGCAAGAAGGCTCGGGCAGGAAGCGGTGACGGGCTCGCTGTCTCCCGGGGGCCCAGGCGTCTGCTCCAGAGAGGACTTTTGCAAGCTAGTTGGGGCTCCTCCCCAGGCTCTGTGGTCTCACATGGCTTGACCCGTCTGAGCCTGTGCAGTGGGGACGGTGATGGCACCCCAGGAGGAGCTGGGGCCTCTGGAAGCCATGGAGGCACCACccgcacggggggggggggggggacgaggCCAGGAGCCTGGGGGGTGTGCAGCCACCAGGCGAAGGCCTAGAGAGCGGAAGGgccacagcccccaccctcaCAACAGACCCTCCCTGCTGTCCCCAtccagctggggggggggggcttgggggTAGGGCAGTCGGGGGCCTGGGCCGAGGAGCCTTGCCAGGAACCCCTTTGTCAAACATCAGAACCCATGGGGACCTGGGTTCCCCCCCAGGAGTTCCCAGCACCCAACCCCATCTCTgtggccctgcccaccccaccccctcggAGGAAACGGGCTTGTTTCCAGGACAGGCAGGGGTGACCCTAGGACACAGCCTTTTCCTTCCAGACCTAGACGGTTGGTGTAGGGAGAGGAGGTGGACCTGGAGGGCACACCTGGAGGGCACACCTGGGGCCTGAACCTTGCTCCAAGATGATTCTGGCAGAAGAGGCCAGCAGAGGGGCAgccggggctgggagggaggggtgggtaCAGCCAACACAGAAGCCAGGGCTGAGCCCCTGCCCCAGTCCCTACCACCCCCTAGCCCCTAaccccctgccccagcttctGCCCACCCAACCAcgccccccagccacctccccaggcccactcaggtgccctgagcGCCTTCTGTGTCATGCCTCGGTGTCTGAGAGCTGAGCCCCGTTGGCCCCCGCATGTGGCCCAGCTCTGGTGGGAAACTACCGGATCTCCCCCTCCCGGCAGCAGGCTAGGCCTGGCCAGGCGGCCGGCGGGAACCCCCTTGGTGGAGGCCGGTGGCTTGTAAAGGATCATAATGTGGGGCGGTGCCTGGCAGGGGCGAAGGTCGCCCAGGCTGAGACGCCACCACCAGCGCCACCACCAGCTGCTCAGAGGGTCCGCCTGGCTGACGGCCGCCGAGATGGGGGCTTGGGCCCTGCTGCTGCCACTGCTCATGGCCACGGCCCAGGCCCAGGGTACCTATGGGGCAGGGGCAGTTTGGCTGGgccccaggcaggcaggcaggtgccAGGAGGGCACTGACCCTTCCTCTCCAACTTTCCAGTCTGCTCTGTGAACAACACCATCTTCGAAGTCCAGGAGAACACGAATCAGAGCGGGCCCCTGGCTGACATCTACGTCCCCGCGGGCCAGCAGGTGACCCTCGGACAGTCGTCCACTCCCTACGCGTTCCGGATCCAGGGGACTCAGCTGTTTCTCAACGTGACTCCTGACTATGAGGTGCAGATGGCAGGCCTGAGCGGGGCATCCCCATGGGGGCCGCTGGGTGGCTCACCCTCCATAGGACCTGTGCGTCCACCCACACCCCTCCCCGGACAAGGGCATTCCAGGGGTCTGAGGCTTCTGTGCCCCCCCCAGACAACGAATGACCCCTCTTGGGCCCCAAGGCGGGTAGGGCCGTTGGGGGATGGAGCTGCCTGGGCCCCCAATGCCCTCTGGACTTAGCACGGATGCTGGGGAccctctctgcctgtctcctcACTTGTGACATGGGGCCAGCATGCTGTGGTCAACTGGGCAGGTGATCCCCGACACCTGTCTGCCCCCTCAGGAGAACACGATGCTGCAGGCGCACCTGGAGTGCAGAAGTGGTGACACCGTGGTGAGTACCCCCAAATTCCCCGGCCCCCTTGTGGCCTCCCTCAACCTGTGACATCAACACACTCCAGGCTCGGACCTCTGCACTCTGCTCAGCCTGGTCCGGGGCCACTCCCTGGTGACCTCACCCTGTGGTATGTTGGCGTCCACACTTCCTCCAGCCCAGACTCTGCCCGAGATGCAGACCCCAGCAGAGACCCCCCCAACACGGAAGGCACCTCACCCTGCCAgttccctccccccattctctccccGACGTCTCTCTGTCGACAAGCAAGTCTGTGGACTCTGCCTCAAGCTGGACTCCAAACCAACCAGAGCCTTGGCCACCAGCATCTCCTTTCTGGAAGCTCCCAACTGGAAACTGGTCTGCTTGCTCCTCTCTTGGCCTTGGCCAGTCCGCTCTCAGTGTGGCAGAACGCTCTGATCAAGCACGTGGACACCTCTGGCTGCTTTCTCACTCAGAGTCGAGGCCAAATGGATCGTGTGGTGGGCAAGGCTGGGTGCATGGACCCCGACCCCACTCCGGCCGGCCTTGAGCCCTCTCCCCAGATGTgcacctgcctccctctctcccggTCTCGTGTCTTCACTCCAAGATCATCTTCTCAGAGAAGCACTGGCTGCTCTGTTCTAAGCTGCAAGCCCAGCCCCGACGCACCTGCCATCTAGGCAGGAGCCACTAACCATGGTCTCCCGGGCTCGGAGCCCCTGGGTGCCCCCACCCAGACACCGCAGCACACCACCCACAGATACCTCAGGATGAGTCTCTAAAAGATAAGAACCCTTCttaaacataaacataatatTTTT from Zalophus californianus isolate mZalCal1 chromosome 11, mZalCal1.pri.v2, whole genome shotgun sequence harbors:
- the SCT gene encoding secretin gives rise to the protein MAIPPLLLLLLPLLLRGSAAPPAPPRAPRHSDGTFTSELSRLRDSARLQRLLQGLVGKRSEQDTENSTSRTTPAEGRLCLHWPGMSTLQAWMPLRNPLDQAWSPQLPPGSGSGATFSEPAVPAAEVTQKTS